A genomic region of Phenylobacterium parvum contains the following coding sequences:
- a CDS encoding ABC transporter ATP-binding protein, with the protein MTTSPPLRIRGLAKSVPGGRVLFEGLDLDLAAGEVAAVMGESGAGKSTLLNLIAGLDSADAGEIEIAGRALSGLDETGRTRLRRENLGFVFQAFHILPHLTLAQNTALPLVLAGTPSGEALSRAAEILAAVGLGGRESDLPSRLSGGELQRTAIARALVHRPGLILADEPTGNLDPETAERSLGLLLQAARTRGAAVLLVTHSARAAEAADRTLFLGRQGLEARRAA; encoded by the coding sequence ATGACCACCTCCCCGCCCCTCCGGATTCGAGGCCTCGCCAAGTCCGTTCCCGGAGGCCGGGTCCTCTTCGAAGGCCTGGACCTCGACCTCGCCGCCGGTGAGGTCGCTGCGGTGATGGGCGAATCCGGCGCCGGCAAGTCGACCCTGCTCAACCTGATCGCCGGCCTGGACTCGGCGGACGCCGGCGAGATCGAGATCGCCGGACGCGCGCTCTCGGGCCTGGACGAGACCGGGCGCACCCGGCTTCGGCGCGAGAACCTGGGCTTTGTCTTCCAGGCCTTCCACATCCTCCCGCACCTGACCCTGGCCCAGAACACCGCCCTGCCCCTTGTGTTGGCTGGGACCCCTTCCGGCGAAGCCCTGTCCCGGGCGGCGGAGATTCTGGCGGCGGTCGGCCTGGGCGGGCGCGAGTCGGACCTGCCCTCGCGGCTGTCCGGCGGCGAGCTCCAGCGCACCGCCATCGCCCGCGCCCTGGTCCACAGGCCCGGACTGATCCTGGCGGACGAACCCACCGGCAACCTCGATCCGGAGACGGCGGAGCGGAGCCTCGGGCTCCTCCTCCAGGCCGCCCGGACCCGCGGGGCGGCGGTGCTCCTGGTCACCCACTCGGCCCGTGCGGCGGAGGCGGCGGACCGCACCCTCTTCCTCGGGCGGCAGGGCCTGGAGGCGCGCCGTGCCGCCTGA
- a CDS encoding alpha/beta fold hydrolase, which produces MAIDPAIKEGAPVGYYDDRPIHTEPGALPPEVQAPLAPFRGREPDSPDWFRNALAQAPERSHVDSLGARIEMLVWGQRGKPGLLLVHGNSAHADWWSFIAPYLAQDFRVASMSLAGMGDSDWRETYAFQDFAADAEAVARAAGLYDAGKPIYIGHSFGGSQVFFAAASHPERMRAAILVDTGFGGPPPDSAEGKRMAERMAEQARNIPTGDRAQRVYPTLEEALSRFRLMPPQAAGNLFIADFIARRSLKPVTGPDGHEGWSWRFDPNMWAKLDRSVMSGLMDGGPPKVDLPLVHIYGDRSAIISRRKEGGASPLPPHTLEIAIPDSAHHIMIDQPLALISALRGLLSVWPGPAAAG; this is translated from the coding sequence ATGGCCATCGATCCGGCGATCAAGGAAGGCGCGCCCGTCGGCTATTACGACGACCGTCCGATCCATACGGAGCCCGGGGCCCTGCCCCCCGAGGTCCAGGCGCCCCTGGCGCCGTTCCGGGGCCGCGAGCCGGACTCGCCGGACTGGTTCCGCAACGCCCTGGCCCAGGCCCCCGAGCGCAGCCACGTGGACTCCCTTGGCGCCCGGATCGAGATGCTGGTCTGGGGCCAGCGCGGCAAGCCCGGCCTCCTGCTGGTGCACGGCAACTCCGCCCATGCCGACTGGTGGAGCTTCATCGCTCCCTACCTCGCCCAGGACTTCCGGGTCGCCTCCATGTCCCTGGCCGGCATGGGGGACTCCGACTGGCGCGAGACCTACGCCTTCCAGGACTTCGCCGCCGACGCCGAGGCCGTCGCCCGGGCCGCGGGGCTCTACGACGCCGGCAAGCCGATCTACATCGGTCACTCCTTCGGCGGCTCCCAGGTGTTCTTCGCGGCCGCCAGCCATCCCGAGCGCATGCGCGCCGCCATCCTGGTGGACACCGGCTTTGGCGGCCCGCCGCCGGACTCCGCCGAAGGCAAGCGGATGGCCGAGCGCATGGCCGAACAGGCCCGCAACATTCCCACCGGCGATCGCGCCCAGCGCGTCTATCCGACCCTTGAGGAGGCGCTCTCGCGCTTCCGCCTGATGCCGCCCCAGGCGGCCGGCAACCTCTTCATCGCAGACTTCATCGCCCGTCGCTCGCTCAAGCCGGTCACCGGCCCAGACGGCCATGAGGGCTGGAGCTGGCGTTTCGATCCCAACATGTGGGCCAAGCTCGACCGCAGCGTCATGAGCGGCCTGATGGACGGTGGGCCGCCCAAGGTGGATCTCCCCCTGGTCCACATCTACGGCGATCGGTCGGCCATCATCAGCCGGCGGAAGGAGGGGGGAGCCTCGCCCCTTCCCCCGCACACCCTTGAGATCGCCATCCCCGACTCCGCCCACCACATCATGATCGACCAGCCGCTGGCCCTGATCTCCGCCCTGAGGGGTCTGTTATCTGTGTGGCCCGGGCCCGCTGCGGCCGGCTGA
- a CDS encoding aspartate/glutamate racemase family protein, with protein MSRVLGVLGGMGPAATLDFLGKLLALTPAQKDQDHIRVIVDINPQVPDRNDPFARPGPVLAEMAGGLQGAGAQVLAIACNTAHAHADLISRASGLPLVDMIETASRAARDSGARRAGVLGTKDAVRLYHEYIAAQGMGLVTLSRDDQARFMDLLGKIKAGDVGPAVREGMADLARALVREGAEAVIAGCTEVPLVMGPADADVPFIDAGEELARRCVSVCLGLEPLPQGR; from the coding sequence ATGAGCCGCGTTCTCGGCGTCCTGGGGGGCATGGGCCCCGCCGCCACCCTCGACTTCCTGGGCAAGCTCTTGGCCCTGACCCCGGCCCAGAAGGACCAGGATCACATCCGGGTCATCGTCGACATCAACCCGCAGGTGCCGGACCGCAACGATCCCTTCGCCCGGCCAGGGCCGGTCCTGGCCGAGATGGCGGGGGGTTTGCAGGGGGCTGGCGCCCAGGTCCTGGCCATCGCCTGCAACACGGCGCACGCCCATGCCGACCTGATCAGCCGGGCTTCGGGACTGCCCCTGGTGGACATGATCGAGACCGCCTCCCGGGCGGCCCGGGACTCCGGCGCCCGGAGGGCGGGGGTGCTGGGCACGAAGGACGCCGTGCGCCTTTACCACGAGTACATCGCCGCCCAGGGCATGGGCCTGGTGACCCTGTCGCGGGACGACCAGGCGCGGTTCATGGACCTGCTTGGCAAGATCAAGGCGGGGGATGTCGGGCCGGCGGTCCGTGAAGGCATGGCGGACCTCGCACGGGCGCTCGTGCGGGAAGGCGCCGAGGCGGTGATCGCCGGCTGCACGGAGGTTCCGCTGGTGATGGGCCCGGCCGACGCCGATGTTCCGTTCATCGACGCCGGCGAAGAGCTGGCCCGGCGCTGCGTCTCGGTCTGCCTGGGACTGGAGCCCCTGCCCCAGGGTCGCTGA
- a CDS encoding DUF6491 family protein has translation MIFRAVAVSAALVTAALTPAFAASAPKSDAPRTPSSPCFRLTDLGGHRIAAPDTLYYSVRRKEVYKFTFSGSCFAGVTNSDPLILEPLGASSQICKPMDLNIGVGGPIPRRCILKSIERLTPEQAEALPKKLKP, from the coding sequence ATGATTTTCCGAGCCGTCGCCGTTTCCGCGGCCCTGGTGACCGCCGCCCTTACGCCCGCCTTCGCGGCTTCCGCCCCGAAGTCTGACGCTCCCCGCACACCCAGTTCGCCGTGTTTCCGGCTGACCGACCTGGGTGGGCACAGGATCGCCGCCCCCGACACCCTCTACTACTCGGTGCGGCGCAAGGAGGTGTACAAGTTCACCTTCAGCGGCTCCTGCTTCGCAGGGGTGACCAATTCCGACCCGCTGATCCTTGAGCCGCTCGGCGCCTCCAGCCAGATCTGCAAGCCGATGGACCTGAACATCGGGGTCGGCGGGCCGATCCCGCGCCGCTGCATCCTCAAGTCGATCGAGCGGCTGACCCCCGAACAGGCCGAGGCCCTGCCGAAGAAGCTGAAGCCCTGA
- a CDS encoding aa3-type cytochrome c oxidase subunit IV, which produces MASEYHRGEMDISEQVATYGVFMFLTKWGSLAIAALLVLFTVWFCTPAGFIPGFISALVLTVIGIIALRDKPGAGH; this is translated from the coding sequence ATGGCTTCCGAATATCACCGCGGCGAAATGGACATCAGCGAGCAGGTCGCCACCTACGGCGTCTTCATGTTCCTCACCAAGTGGGGGTCCCTGGCCATCGCCGCCCTCCTGGTCCTCTTCACGGTGTGGTTCTGCACCCCGGCCGGCTTCATTCCCGGCTTCATCTCGGCCCTGGTCCTGACGGTGATCGGCATCATCGCCCTCCGCGACAAGCCCGGCGCGGGTCACTAG
- a CDS encoding M3 family oligoendopeptidase, with protein MTAHVSPESLPVWRLDDLYAGREDPRLEADLAAAAAANTDLLELKGRLIAARADAGVLGDLLDRGVTHYEAATNALWRVGAYAGLAASTARSDPDWARFEADIRARSAAIGADSLFFTLEINELEDAEVQAALAAVPAAARWRPWLRRVRAFRPHELSPDLERMLVDRGPAVANWTRLHDETLARMQVRAGRSRMTLPEALNALSDADPARRRRVAAGLSTALGEAAPTLGLVLNTLAFEKQVEDRWRRYPDPAAPRHLANEVDPEAVQALETAVSAGYERVSHRYYRLKAKLMGRAALDHWDRNAPLDTGAPRLWSWAEAREVVETSFRDLAPKFADSARDLFEQPWIDARPRAGKQSGAYSHPVIAPHHPYVFMNYMGERRDVLTLAHELGHAVHQRLCSPLGTLLADTPLTLAETASIFGEGLVFERLLAEAGPREQLGLLAGQIEDGLNTVVRQMAFHRFETRFHAARRDGELSAEAIGGLWLEVMGDSLGPAIRLNPGYEHYWGYISHFVHSPFYVYAYAFGDLLVRALMEKRREDPQGFVPLYEDLLASGGVRTCVEALARFGLDPRETEFWAAGVRQLERRVDAFEALVG; from the coding sequence ATGACCGCCCATGTCTCCCCTGAAAGCCTGCCCGTCTGGCGCCTCGACGACCTCTATGCCGGCCGCGAGGATCCCCGGCTGGAGGCCGACCTCGCCGCCGCCGCCGCCGCCAACACCGATCTCCTGGAGCTGAAGGGCCGCCTGATCGCGGCCCGGGCGGACGCCGGTGTCCTCGGCGACCTGCTGGACCGGGGCGTCACGCACTACGAGGCGGCCACCAACGCCCTCTGGCGGGTGGGGGCTTATGCCGGGCTTGCGGCCTCCACCGCCCGAAGCGATCCGGACTGGGCCCGGTTCGAGGCCGACATCCGGGCGCGCTCGGCCGCCATCGGCGCCGATAGCCTGTTCTTCACCCTGGAGATCAACGAACTGGAGGACGCCGAGGTTCAGGCCGCCCTCGCCGCCGTTCCCGCCGCCGCGCGCTGGCGCCCCTGGCTTCGCCGGGTCCGCGCCTTCCGCCCGCACGAGCTGTCGCCGGACCTTGAGCGCATGCTGGTCGACCGGGGCCCGGCGGTGGCCAACTGGACCCGGCTGCACGACGAGACCCTGGCGCGGATGCAGGTGCGCGCCGGCCGTAGCCGCATGACCCTGCCTGAGGCCCTCAACGCCCTGTCCGACGCCGATCCGGCCCGGCGGCGGCGGGTGGCCGCGGGCCTGTCCACCGCACTGGGCGAGGCGGCGCCGACCCTGGGCCTGGTGCTCAACACCCTGGCCTTCGAGAAGCAGGTGGAGGACCGCTGGCGGCGCTATCCCGACCCCGCCGCCCCCCGGCACCTGGCCAACGAGGTGGACCCCGAGGCCGTCCAGGCCCTCGAGACGGCGGTGTCTGCGGGCTACGAGCGGGTCAGCCACAGGTACTACCGGCTGAAGGCGAAGCTGATGGGCCGCGCCGCCCTGGACCACTGGGACAGGAACGCGCCCCTGGACACCGGCGCGCCCCGTCTCTGGTCCTGGGCCGAGGCCCGCGAGGTGGTCGAGACCAGCTTCCGCGACCTGGCCCCGAAATTCGCCGACAGCGCCCGGGACCTCTTCGAGCAGCCCTGGATCGACGCCCGGCCCCGGGCCGGCAAGCAGTCAGGGGCCTACTCGCACCCGGTCATCGCCCCGCACCATCCCTATGTCTTCATGAACTACATGGGTGAGCGCCGGGACGTCCTGACCCTGGCGCACGAGCTGGGCCACGCCGTCCACCAGAGGCTGTGCTCGCCCCTGGGGACCCTGCTGGCCGACACTCCCCTGACCCTGGCGGAGACCGCCTCGATCTTCGGAGAGGGCCTGGTCTTCGAGCGCCTGCTGGCCGAGGCCGGGCCAAGGGAGCAGCTGGGCCTCCTGGCGGGACAGATCGAGGACGGCCTGAACACCGTGGTCCGGCAGATGGCCTTCCACCGGTTCGAGACCCGTTTCCACGCCGCCCGCCGCGACGGCGAGCTGTCCGCCGAGGCCATCGGCGGGCTCTGGCTGGAGGTTATGGGCGATAGCCTGGGCCCCGCCATCCGGCTGAACCCGGGCTATGAGCACTACTGGGGCTACATCAGCCACTTCGTGCACTCGCCCTTCTATGTCTACGCCTACGCCTTCGGCGACCTTCTGGTCCGGGCCCTGATGGAGAAGCGGCGCGAGGACCCGCAGGGCTTTGTCCCGCTCTACGAGGACCTGCTCGCCTCCGGCGGGGTGCGCACCTGCGTGGAGGCGCTGGCCCGGTTCGGCCTGGACCCCCGCGAGACGGAGTTCTGGGCGGCGGGCGTGCGCCAGCTCGAGCGCCGGGTCGACGCCTTCGAGGCCCTGGTGGGCTGA
- a CDS encoding amidohydrolase family protein, which produces MRRLAPIAALLAFAAALPAAAETLAITGARILTAGPAGTLEQGVVVIRDGKIVSVGRGAPPAGARVIDASGAVVTPGLFATGSLLGAVEISALGDDLSVDNPQIGAAFDIREGLDPASTLIPVARTGGLTSAVVLPQPAGAGWDYHEDDGDVEDDRLTSGGSGGPRPNTLFAGQGAVIRLNGGEDMVVRGGVGVVVAFGKAGARSAGGARGAQVAALKAVLADVRAYAANRGAWEKGSYRELGLSKADLEALVPLAQGRTPLIARVHRAADIRAVLKLAREEKLKLILEGAEEGWMAAAEIARAGAPVLINPITDRPESFEILGATLENAARLHAAGVTLAFTGPEGAAHRARETRYGAGTAVAWGLPWDAALAAVTINPARMFGVGDRTGSLEPGKDADLVIWSGDPFEPLSTPRAVYIRGQAQDLTTRQTELRDRYKDLGGPLPPAYRHR; this is translated from the coding sequence ATGCGCCGTCTTGCCCCCATCGCCGCCCTCCTGGCCTTCGCCGCCGCCCTGCCGGCTGCGGCGGAGACCCTCGCCATCACCGGCGCCCGGATCCTCACCGCCGGCCCAGCCGGGACCCTGGAGCAGGGCGTGGTCGTCATCCGGGACGGCAAGATCGTCTCGGTCGGTCGCGGCGCGCCGCCCGCAGGCGCCCGGGTGATCGACGCCTCCGGCGCCGTGGTGACTCCCGGCCTCTTTGCGACGGGCAGCCTGCTGGGCGCCGTCGAGATCAGCGCCCTCGGCGATGACCTTTCGGTCGACAATCCCCAGATCGGCGCAGCCTTTGATATCCGCGAGGGACTGGATCCCGCCTCGACCCTGATCCCCGTGGCGCGGACCGGCGGCCTCACCAGCGCCGTGGTCCTGCCCCAGCCCGCAGGAGCCGGCTGGGATTATCACGAGGACGACGGAGACGTGGAAGATGACCGCCTGACCTCCGGCGGAAGCGGCGGGCCGCGGCCCAACACCCTGTTCGCCGGGCAGGGCGCCGTCATCCGCCTGAATGGTGGCGAGGACATGGTCGTGCGCGGCGGCGTCGGTGTGGTCGTAGCCTTCGGCAAGGCCGGGGCGCGGTCGGCGGGCGGGGCGCGGGGCGCCCAGGTCGCCGCCCTCAAGGCGGTCCTGGCCGACGTCCGCGCCTACGCCGCGAACCGGGGCGCCTGGGAAAAGGGAAGCTACCGAGAGCTTGGCCTGTCCAAGGCCGATCTCGAGGCCCTGGTCCCGCTGGCCCAGGGACGCACCCCGCTCATCGCCCGGGTCCACCGGGCGGCCGACATCCGCGCCGTCCTGAAACTGGCCCGGGAAGAGAAGCTGAAGCTCATCCTCGAAGGCGCGGAAGAAGGCTGGATGGCGGCGGCGGAAATCGCCCGGGCGGGCGCGCCCGTCCTCATCAATCCGATCACCGACCGGCCGGAGAGCTTCGAGATCCTGGGCGCCACCCTGGAGAACGCCGCCCGGCTGCACGCCGCCGGCGTGACCCTGGCCTTCACCGGCCCGGAAGGCGCCGCGCACCGGGCCCGCGAGACCCGCTACGGCGCCGGGACCGCTGTGGCCTGGGGCCTGCCCTGGGACGCGGCCCTGGCGGCGGTGACGATCAACCCGGCGAGGATGTTCGGGGTGGGCGACCGTACGGGAAGCCTGGAGCCGGGCAAGGACGCCGACCTGGTGATCTGGTCGGGCGACCCCTTCGAGCCCCTCTCGACGCCCAGGGCGGTCTACATCCGCGGCCAGGCCCAGGACCTGACAACCCGCCAGACCGAGCTGCGGGATCGCTACAAGGACCTCGGCGGTCCCCTGCCCCCGGCCTATCGCCACCGGTAG
- a CDS encoding PaaI family thioesterase, whose amino-acid sequence MSDDLTEGQTAVVPDGFVINLWQRGFGRTVGPFYSSRDTSTNIEVMAFRVEEHHANGMNNCHGGMLMSFADMAWGRVISNQREVGWVTVRLVTDFISPALMGDWVEGTSEIIAEDGDIFTVAGRIWSGDRMLMTGTGVYKGIRSIRRKAGYREAQE is encoded by the coding sequence ATGTCCGATGACCTGACAGAAGGCCAGACGGCCGTCGTGCCCGACGGCTTCGTGATCAACCTCTGGCAGCGCGGCTTTGGCCGCACGGTGGGGCCGTTCTATTCGTCCCGGGACACCTCGACCAACATCGAGGTCATGGCCTTCCGGGTCGAGGAGCATCACGCCAACGGCATGAACAACTGCCACGGCGGCATGCTGATGAGTTTCGCCGACATGGCCTGGGGCCGGGTCATCTCCAACCAGCGCGAGGTGGGCTGGGTCACCGTCCGGCTGGTGACCGACTTCATTTCGCCGGCGCTGATGGGGGACTGGGTCGAGGGGACCAGCGAGATCATCGCCGAGGATGGCGACATCTTCACCGTCGCAGGCCGGATCTGGTCGGGGGACCGGATGCTGATGACTGGCACTGGGGTTTACAAGGGAATCCGGTCGATCCGCCGCAAGGCGGGCTACCGGGAGGCGCAGGAGTAG
- a CDS encoding D-cysteine desulfhydrase, translating into MHLARFPRARFAHLPTPLEPLLRLSQALGGPTLWVKRDDCTGLAGGGNKTRKLEFLVGEALDAGADTLVTQGAVQSNHVRQTAAAAARFGLACEIILETRVATQAEDYNLSGNVLLDRLLGGGLRRVPAGSDMNAALAEVADEVRARGGRPYVIPGGGSNAVGALGYAECARELVAQADAQDLKIDRIVTATGSAGTHAGLVAGLAVIGADIPVHGFGVRAPKDRQEANVHALAEATADLLGCGDRVRRDMTVADCDYVGEGYGIADEGVFEALRLAARTEGLLLDPVYTGKAMKGLVDYARRGRWAGETVVFLHTGGAQGLAGYTSVLEGHLE; encoded by the coding sequence ATGCACCTGGCCCGCTTCCCCCGCGCCCGCTTCGCCCACCTTCCGACCCCGCTGGAGCCCCTGCTGCGCCTCAGCCAGGCCCTCGGCGGGCCGACCCTCTGGGTCAAGCGCGACGACTGCACCGGCCTGGCCGGCGGTGGCAACAAGACGCGAAAGCTGGAGTTCCTGGTGGGCGAGGCCCTGGACGCCGGCGCCGACACCCTGGTCACCCAGGGGGCGGTCCAGTCCAACCATGTCCGCCAGACTGCGGCGGCGGCGGCCCGTTTCGGGCTGGCCTGCGAGATCATCCTGGAGACCCGCGTCGCCACCCAGGCCGAAGACTACAACCTGTCGGGCAATGTTCTGCTGGACCGGCTGCTGGGCGGCGGCCTGAGGCGGGTCCCGGCGGGCAGCGACATGAACGCCGCCCTGGCCGAGGTCGCCGACGAGGTCCGCGCCCGAGGTGGGCGGCCCTATGTCATCCCCGGCGGTGGATCCAATGCGGTCGGGGCCCTTGGCTATGCCGAATGCGCCCGCGAGCTTGTGGCGCAGGCTGACGCCCAGGACCTGAAGATCGACCGGATCGTCACCGCCACCGGCAGCGCCGGCACCCACGCCGGCCTGGTCGCCGGCCTGGCGGTCATCGGCGCGGACATCCCTGTCCACGGGTTCGGGGTGCGGGCGCCGAAGGACCGGCAGGAGGCCAATGTCCACGCCCTGGCGGAGGCGACCGCCGACCTGCTGGGCTGTGGAGACCGCGTGAGGCGGGACATGACCGTCGCCGACTGCGACTATGTGGGCGAGGGGTACGGGATCGCCGACGAGGGCGTCTTCGAGGCCCTGCGCCTGGCGGCCCGCACCGAGGGCCTGCTGCTGGATCCGGTCTATACGGGCAAGGCCATGAAAGGCCTGGTCGATTACGCGCGTCGCGGCCGGTGGGCCGGCGAGACGGTGGTCTTCCTTCACACCGGCGGGGCCCAGGGCCTGGCCGGCTACACGTCCGTCCTGGAGGGGCATCTCGAATGA
- a CDS encoding amidohydrolase: MLKSGVFAASLAALALSACASTPGAGAAEKGASKPQPARALPAGLDPGARADAFPSTYRPLPSTDFAIVGARAYTGTGKALENATVIVRAGKIASVGEGLEAPQGLQVVDARGKWVTPGLIDTHSHLGVYASPSVAAHSDGNELTNPTTPQVWAEHSVWPQDPGFNTARIGGVTTVQVLPGSGNLIGGRGVTLRNVPSRTVQGMKFPGAPYTLKMACGENPKRVYGSRGRAPSTRMGNVAGYRAAWIEAAEYTRKWDDYRAKIGRGEKAEPPRRDLGMDTLSAVLKGEILVQNHCYRADEMAIMIDIAKEFGYRITSFHHAVESYKIADILAANGICTATWAGWWGAKLEMYDSVEANVPLLQAAGACAIIKSDDPDLIQRLNQEAAVALAAGRAAGLQITEAEAMVWITANPAKALGILDQTGTLEAGKRADIVLWDRNPFSVYARTEKVFIDGALAWDRRDPRYQPRSDFDLGQPGEGVR, from the coding sequence ATGTTGAAATCCGGAGTGTTTGCGGCCAGCCTGGCCGCCCTGGCCCTATCGGCCTGCGCCTCGACGCCTGGCGCCGGGGCTGCGGAGAAGGGGGCCTCGAAGCCCCAACCCGCCCGCGCCCTGCCCGCCGGGCTGGATCCGGGAGCCCGGGCCGACGCCTTCCCCTCGACCTACCGCCCCCTGCCCTCGACGGACTTCGCGATCGTCGGCGCCCGGGCCTACACCGGGACGGGCAAGGCCCTGGAGAACGCCACGGTCATCGTCCGGGCCGGCAAGATCGCCTCCGTCGGCGAAGGCCTCGAGGCGCCGCAGGGCCTGCAGGTCGTGGACGCCCGCGGCAAGTGGGTCACACCCGGCCTGATCGACACCCATTCCCACCTGGGCGTCTATGCTTCGCCCTCCGTGGCCGCACACTCAGACGGCAATGAACTGACCAATCCGACCACGCCACAGGTCTGGGCCGAACACTCGGTCTGGCCCCAGGACCCCGGATTCAATACCGCGCGCATTGGCGGCGTCACCACGGTCCAGGTCCTGCCCGGGTCCGGCAACCTGATCGGTGGTCGCGGGGTGACCCTGCGCAACGTGCCGTCCCGTACCGTCCAGGGCATGAAGTTCCCGGGCGCGCCCTACACCCTCAAGATGGCCTGCGGCGAGAACCCCAAGCGCGTCTACGGCTCCCGCGGGCGGGCGCCCTCCACCCGGATGGGCAATGTCGCCGGCTATCGCGCCGCCTGGATCGAGGCCGCCGAGTACACACGCAAGTGGGACGACTATCGCGCCAAGATCGGGCGCGGCGAAAAGGCCGAACCGCCCCGGCGCGACCTCGGCATGGACACCCTCTCGGCTGTCCTCAAGGGCGAGATCCTGGTGCAGAACCACTGCTACCGGGCCGATGAGATGGCGATCATGATCGATATCGCCAAGGAGTTCGGCTACCGCATCACCAGCTTCCACCACGCGGTGGAGTCCTACAAGATCGCCGACATCCTGGCCGCCAATGGCATCTGCACGGCCACCTGGGCCGGCTGGTGGGGCGCCAAGCTGGAAATGTACGACTCCGTGGAGGCGAACGTCCCCCTCCTGCAGGCCGCCGGCGCCTGCGCGATCATCAAGTCCGACGATCCCGACCTGATCCAGCGGCTGAACCAGGAGGCGGCGGTCGCCCTGGCCGCCGGCCGCGCCGCCGGGCTGCAGATCACCGAGGCCGAAGCCATGGTCTGGATCACCGCCAACCCCGCCAAGGCCCTGGGCATCCTCGACCAGACCGGCACCCTGGAGGCCGGCAAGCGGGCGGACATCGTCCTTTGGGACAGGAACCCCTTCTCGGTCTACGCCCGGACCGAGAAAGTCTTCATCGACGGCGCCCTCGCCTGGGACCGCCGGGACCCGAGATACCAGCCAAGATCGGACTTCGACCTTGGCCAACCTGGCGAGGGAGTCCGCTGA
- a CDS encoding FtsX-like permease family protein: MPPDAALPRTLLSWMVRGEWRAHPVRTLVAVLAIAVGVALGFAVHLVNRSALAEFDTAVRSVSGGADLRVEAVSARGFDEALYPRIARLPALSAASPVVEIAARTSDGRSLTVLGLDPLRAARVTPALAAGAGAGFGAAAGPGREDAVWLSPALIGGVGKVLEVREGGRRIDLPVAGGLPSVEAGRRLAVGDIAAVQQAFDRIGRLNRLDLRIAPGVSRGEAERAVAALLPADARLSTPEAESRRSGDLSRAYRVNLGMLAMVALLTGGFLVFSAQSLSIARRRPAFALLQVLGLPRRGLFLQVLAEGAVLGVLGAGLGLAAGAGLAGAVLSLLGGTSAAASSAKAGPPSTSRRDGPSCTELWAWPSPWRAACCPPSTPPGSRRPRR; encoded by the coding sequence GTGCCGCCTGACGCGGCGCTTCCGCGGACCCTTCTGTCCTGGATGGTCCGCGGCGAATGGCGGGCCCACCCGGTGCGGACCCTGGTCGCGGTCCTGGCCATCGCGGTCGGGGTCGCCCTCGGATTCGCCGTCCACCTCGTCAACCGCTCTGCCCTGGCGGAGTTCGACACCGCCGTCCGCAGCGTCAGCGGCGGGGCGGACCTTCGCGTCGAGGCGGTTTCGGCCCGGGGCTTCGACGAGGCCCTCTACCCCCGGATCGCCCGGCTTCCCGCGCTTTCCGCCGCGAGCCCTGTCGTGGAGATCGCTGCGCGAACGTCGGACGGGCGCAGCCTCACCGTCCTTGGCCTCGACCCCCTCCGGGCGGCCCGGGTCACACCGGCCCTGGCCGCAGGCGCCGGCGCAGGATTCGGCGCTGCGGCGGGTCCCGGGCGCGAGGATGCGGTCTGGCTGTCGCCGGCCCTGATCGGCGGCGTCGGCAAGGTCCTCGAGGTGCGCGAGGGCGGGCGGCGTATCGACCTGCCCGTCGCCGGCGGGCTGCCATCCGTTGAGGCCGGACGCCGGCTCGCTGTGGGCGACATCGCCGCCGTCCAGCAGGCCTTCGACCGAATCGGGCGGCTGAACCGCCTGGACCTCCGCATCGCCCCCGGGGTGAGCCGGGGTGAGGCCGAGCGCGCCGTCGCCGCCCTCCTGCCCGCCGACGCCCGGCTCTCCACCCCCGAGGCCGAGAGCCGGAGGAGCGGCGATCTCTCCCGGGCCTACCGGGTCAATCTCGGCATGTTGGCCATGGTCGCCCTGCTGACGGGCGGCTTCCTGGTCTTCTCGGCCCAGTCCCTGTCCATCGCACGCCGGCGACCGGCCTTCGCCCTGCTGCAGGTGCTGGGCCTGCCCCGGCGCGGCCTCTTCCTCCAGGTCCTGGCCGAGGGTGCGGTCCTGGGCGTCCTCGGGGCGGGCCTCGGGCTGGCGGCGGGGGCGGGCCTGGCGGGCGCGGTCCTCAGCCTCCTGGGGGGGACCTCGGCGGCGGCTTCTTCAGCGAAAGCCGGCCCGCCCTCGACATCTCGCCGGGATGGGCCTTCCTGCACGGAGCTCTGGGCCTGGCCGTCGCCCTGGCGGGCAGCCTGCTGCCCGCCCTCGACGCCGCCCGGATCCCGCCGGCCCAGGCGCTGA